A stretch of the Symmachiella macrocystis genome encodes the following:
- a CDS encoding 3-deoxy-7-phosphoheptulonate synthase, whose translation MASTQDIHVRGTVPLVSPVDLKQQLPASDESIDCILNSRQMVGKILSGEDQRLMLIVGPCSIHDEKSALEYAERLAKLAQELSDTLLIIMRVYFEKPRTTVGWKGLINDPHMNGTFDIEQGLRRARTLLIQTTEMQLPTATEMLDPITPQYTADLVSWASIGARTTESQTHRQMASGLSMPVGYKNATDGNPAIAIQAMQSSQSPHSFLGIDEQGQTCIINTTGNSLAHLILRGGRSGPNFSAEHVEKAGQAMIDAGLKPNIVVDCSHANSNKDHEQQIPAFRDVLKQRVAGNTQIIGMMLESNLCAGNQSLSDDPSALEYGVSITDACLDWDQTEVLLREAAAAMSQVLGQSASAT comes from the coding sequence ATGGCGTCTACACAAGATATCCACGTTCGCGGGACCGTTCCCTTGGTCTCGCCCGTCGATTTAAAACAACAACTCCCTGCCAGTGATGAGTCGATTGACTGCATCCTGAACAGCCGCCAAATGGTCGGCAAGATCTTAAGTGGAGAGGATCAACGGCTGATGTTGATCGTGGGGCCGTGTTCGATTCACGACGAAAAATCCGCGCTGGAATATGCCGAGCGGTTGGCAAAGTTAGCCCAAGAATTATCCGACACACTGCTGATTATCATGCGGGTCTATTTCGAGAAGCCGCGGACGACCGTGGGGTGGAAGGGGTTAATCAACGATCCCCATATGAACGGTACGTTTGATATCGAACAGGGCTTGCGTCGCGCGCGAACGTTACTCATCCAGACGACGGAAATGCAATTACCGACGGCGACGGAAATGCTCGATCCGATCACGCCGCAATATACGGCCGATCTGGTTTCTTGGGCTTCGATTGGCGCACGGACAACCGAGTCACAGACACATCGTCAAATGGCCAGTGGGCTTTCGATGCCGGTGGGATACAAAAACGCGACCGATGGCAATCCGGCGATCGCGATCCAAGCGATGCAGTCCTCACAATCGCCGCACAGTTTTTTGGGAATCGATGAACAGGGACAAACCTGCATCATCAATACAACGGGCAACAGCCTAGCGCACTTAATTCTTCGCGGCGGGCGCTCCGGCCCGAATTTCTCGGCCGAGCATGTCGAGAAAGCCGGCCAAGCGATGATTGATGCCGGCTTGAAGCCCAACATTGTTGTCGATTGTAGCCATGCGAATTCCAACAAGGATCACGAACAGCAGATTCCGGCGTTTCGCGATGTGCTCAAGCAGCGGGTGGCGGGCAACACGCAGATCATCGGCATGATGTTGGAGAGCAATCTCTGTGCGGGCAATCAAAGCCTGAGTGACGATCCGTCGGCATTGGAGTACGGAGTCTCGATCACCGATGCCTGTTTAGATTGGGATCAGACCGAGGTATTGCTCCGTGAAGCGGCTGCGGCGATGAGTCAAGTTCTGGGGCAATCGGCCAGCGCCACGTAG